CTTGTCGTAAAGCACATAATATCGTGTTGGACTATGACACCCAACAGACCTGTGGAAATCGAGCTCTTCACAGCCCTGCAGGTGTTCAACTTTATCTCCTGTAGCACATCCGGGGACTTTGTGACGTAATGTCCGGTCCATATGGCCTGCGGGGGGTGGTTAATGAACACCGCTCGCAGGGATCGATCCAGGAATTCCACTGAATCGCGACTCTGTGATTGATCAGAGTCGGTGTGAACGAGTCCCAGCAGAGCAGGACGGAGCGCGTTCCTCTTGATCCGAGCTCTCACGTCCTTCAGAATCTCCCTCAAAGATACGCGATTCTCTTTATGACACACATAATCGTGTTTGAAGATGAATATGATCACGGCGCACTGAATGGCTCTGTGTTTTCCGCCGCTGAATCGGCTCGACCTCACGGTTCTGTTCTCGAGTGGATCTGGTTTCTCGCTCTTGCAGAGATCAGATGAATTCTGTTCGGTGTGCGATTGGTTATGGCTGCACACGTTTGTTTGGATTTTGATTTCGCCGTTGCTGGTTTCTTCACGCTCCCCGTTATTAAACATGTCCGCGATGAAGTCTTGTAATACTCCGGTGTCTCCATCAGGTCCTTTCACAGCGCTGATTAAATGAATGCTACTTTTTCCACCGATCTGATGCAGAATTTGTTGGAATGAATTATCACGCTCGCTTTCTGCAGCCATTGCCGTCTTCACCGGACAGCTCGTTTATTTATGTAGGAGTAGACAAAGTTGTCGACACACAAAACTTATTTGGAAAAACTCCCACGAGAGCATTTCGACGACGAAACCTCTCTGTGAAAGTGGACGTGTCCCTCCGCCTCGTGTGTGGGCGAGGTTTATTTACACAAGATTGACAAGCTGGCTGTGAAGGTGGAAGTGGTACGcgtcttctgattggctgagcacGTGTGTAGGCGGGGCT
This DNA window, taken from Carassius auratus strain Wakin chromosome 22, ASM336829v1, whole genome shotgun sequence, encodes the following:
- the LOC113039779 gene encoding uncharacterized protein LOC113039779, which produces MAAESERDNSFQQILHQIGGKSSIHLISAVKGPDGDTGVLQDFIADMFNNGEREETSNGEIKIQTNVCSHNQSHTEQNSSDLCKSEKPDPLENRTVRSSRFSGGKHRAIQCAVIIFIFKHDYVCHKENRVSLREILKDVRARIKRNALRPALLGLVHTDSDQSQSRDSVEFLDRSLRAVFINHPPQAIWTGHYVTKSPDVLQEIKLNTCRAVKSSISTDSAVGGKSSLFWPLKCFPGLFRKTHRGQADVNTNSWQQANTNVTEEGIPLQTRPTAD